One window from the genome of Bradyrhizobium xenonodulans encodes:
- the fdhF gene encoding formate dehydrogenase subunit alpha — protein MTKITFELDGKQVEANAGETIWQVAKRQGREIPHLCYSPAPDYRPDGNCRACMVEIEGERVLAASCKRTPSVGMKVKTESARAVSAQKMVMELLVADQPARETSHDPDSKFWHWAETTGVTESRFPAAERWATDASHPAMRVNLDACIQCGLCVRACREVQVNDVIGMAYRSHGSKIVFDFDDPMGESTCVACGECVQACPTGALMPAVMLDEKQTRVTYADKKVDSLCPFCGVGCQVTYEVKDEKVIYAEGRDGPANHNRLCVKGRFGFDYIHHPHRLTKPLVRLPNAKKDSNDQVDPANPFTHFREASWEEALDIAAKGLVKIRDEKGVKALAGFGSAKGSNEEAYLFQKLVRTGFGSNNVDHCTRLCHASSVAALFEGLSSGAVSAPFSAAMDAEVIIVIGANPTVNHPVAATFIKNAVKQNGAKLFVMDPRRQSLSRHATKHLQFKPGSDVAMLNAMINTIITEGLTDDQYIAGYTEGFEDLKEKIKEFTPEKMEAICGIPAQTLREVARTYARAKSSIIFWGMGISQHVHGTDNARCLIALALITGQVGRPGTGLHPLRGQNNVQGASDAGLIPMFLPDYQPVGRDDLRGAFEKLWQQDLDPVRGLTVVEIMNAIHAGEIKGMYIEGENPAMSDPDLQHARQALAMLDHLVVQDLFVTETAFHADVILPASAFAEKDGSFTNTDRRVQLARQVIKPPGDARQDLWIIQEIGKRMGLPWNYAGPGDVFTEMAQLMPSLKNITWERLVREGAVTYPVDDPNKPGNEIIFTTGFPTASGRGKIVPAHVIPPDEIPDDEYPMVLSTGRVLEHWHTGSMTRRAQVLDQIEPEAVAFMSPKDMRRMKLAPGDFIRLETRRGAVEVKVRSDRDVPENMVFMPFCYAEAAANLLTNPALDPFGKIPEFKFCAARAERAEMRDAAE, from the coding sequence ATGACCAAGATTACGTTCGAGCTCGACGGCAAGCAGGTCGAAGCCAATGCCGGCGAGACGATCTGGCAAGTCGCAAAACGCCAGGGCCGCGAGATCCCGCATCTGTGCTATTCGCCCGCGCCCGACTATCGCCCCGACGGCAATTGCCGCGCCTGCATGGTCGAGATCGAGGGCGAGCGCGTGCTGGCCGCGTCCTGCAAGCGCACGCCGTCGGTCGGCATGAAGGTGAAGACCGAGTCCGCGCGCGCGGTGTCGGCACAGAAGATGGTGATGGAGCTGCTGGTCGCCGACCAGCCGGCGCGTGAGACCAGCCACGATCCGGATTCGAAATTCTGGCACTGGGCGGAGACCACGGGAGTCACCGAGAGCCGTTTCCCCGCCGCCGAGCGCTGGGCGACCGACGCCAGCCATCCGGCGATGCGCGTCAATCTCGATGCCTGCATCCAGTGCGGCCTCTGCGTGCGCGCCTGCCGCGAAGTTCAGGTCAACGACGTCATCGGCATGGCCTATCGCAGCCATGGCTCGAAGATCGTGTTCGACTTCGACGATCCCATGGGCGAGTCCACTTGCGTCGCCTGCGGCGAATGCGTGCAGGCCTGCCCGACCGGCGCCCTGATGCCGGCCGTGATGCTCGACGAGAAGCAGACCCGGGTCACCTATGCCGACAAGAAGGTGGATTCGCTCTGCCCGTTCTGCGGCGTCGGCTGCCAGGTCACCTACGAGGTCAAGGATGAGAAGGTGATCTACGCGGAAGGCCGCGATGGTCCCGCCAATCACAACCGTCTCTGCGTCAAGGGCCGCTTCGGCTTCGACTACATCCACCATCCGCATCGCCTCACCAAGCCGCTGGTGCGGCTGCCGAATGCGAAGAAGGATTCCAACGACCAGGTCGATCCGGCCAATCCCTTCACGCATTTCCGTGAAGCGAGCTGGGAAGAGGCGCTCGACATCGCCGCCAAGGGCCTGGTCAAGATCCGCGACGAGAAGGGTGTGAAGGCGTTGGCCGGCTTCGGTTCGGCCAAGGGCTCGAACGAAGAAGCCTATCTGTTCCAGAAGCTGGTGCGCACCGGCTTCGGCTCCAACAATGTCGACCATTGCACCCGTCTGTGCCACGCCTCGTCGGTGGCGGCGCTGTTCGAAGGCCTGAGCTCGGGCGCGGTGTCGGCGCCGTTCTCGGCCGCGATGGATGCCGAGGTCATCATCGTGATCGGCGCCAATCCGACCGTGAACCATCCGGTCGCCGCGACCTTCATCAAGAACGCGGTCAAGCAGAATGGCGCAAAGCTGTTCGTGATGGATCCGCGCCGGCAGTCGCTGTCGCGCCATGCGACCAAGCATCTGCAATTCAAGCCGGGCTCGGACGTCGCCATGCTGAACGCGATGATCAACACGATCATCACCGAAGGCCTGACCGATGATCAGTACATCGCCGGTTACACCGAGGGGTTCGAGGACCTCAAGGAGAAGATCAAGGAATTCACGCCGGAGAAGATGGAAGCGATCTGCGGCATCCCGGCGCAGACGCTGCGCGAGGTCGCGCGCACCTATGCGCGGGCGAAGTCTTCGATCATCTTCTGGGGCATGGGCATCAGCCAGCACGTCCACGGCACCGACAATGCGCGCTGCCTGATTGCGCTGGCGCTGATCACCGGCCAGGTCGGCCGTCCCGGCACCGGTCTGCATCCGCTGCGCGGCCAGAACAACGTGCAAGGAGCGTCCGACGCAGGACTGATCCCGATGTTCCTGCCGGATTACCAGCCGGTCGGCCGTGACGATCTGCGCGGCGCGTTCGAGAAGCTGTGGCAGCAGGATCTCGATCCTGTCCGCGGCCTGACCGTCGTCGAGATCATGAATGCGATCCACGCCGGCGAAATCAAGGGCATGTATATCGAGGGTGAGAATCCCGCGATGTCCGATCCCGACCTGCAGCATGCGCGCCAGGCGCTCGCGATGCTCGATCATCTCGTGGTGCAGGATCTCTTCGTCACCGAGACCGCGTTCCACGCCGACGTCATCCTGCCGGCCTCGGCCTTCGCCGAGAAGGACGGCTCCTTCACCAACACCGATCGGCGCGTGCAGCTCGCGCGCCAGGTGATCAAGCCGCCGGGCGATGCCCGGCAGGATCTCTGGATCATCCAGGAGATCGGCAAGCGCATGGGCCTGCCGTGGAATTATGCCGGTCCCGGCGACGTCTTCACCGAGATGGCGCAGCTGATGCCGTCGCTGAAGAACATCACCTGGGAACGGCTGGTGCGCGAAGGCGCGGTGACCTATCCGGTCGACGACCCGAACAAGCCGGGCAACGAGATCATCTTCACCACGGGCTTTCCGACCGCGAGCGGCCGCGGCAAGATCGTGCCGGCCCACGTCATCCCGCCGGACGAGATCCCCGACGACGAATACCCGATGGTGCTGTCGACCGGCCGCGTGTTGGAGCATTGGCACACCGGCTCGATGACCCGGCGCGCCCAGGTGCTCGACCAGATCGAGCCGGAGGCGGTCGCGTTCATGTCGCCGAAGGACATGCGCAGGATGAAGCTCGCACCCGGTGATTTCATCCGGCTCGAGACCCGCCGCGGCGCCGTCGAGGTCAAGGTCCGCTCCGACCGCGACGTGCCGGAGAACATGGTGTTCATGCCGTTCTGCTACGCGGAGGCGGCGGCGAACCTGTTGACCAATCCAGCGCTCGATCCGTTCGGCAAGATCCCGGAATTCAAGTTCTGCGCGGCGAGAGCCGAGCGCGCGGAGATGCGGGACGCGGCGGAGTAG
- the ybaK gene encoding Cys-tRNA(Pro) deacylase, with the protein MSKVTPATRALEAAGVAFTVHTYDYDPDAESIGLQAAAALGVDPARVLKTLMAQVDGKPVCVIVPSDQEVSMKKLAAALSGKSAQMMKPPEAERVTGYKVGGISPFGQRKPVRTVIEQSALAHDEVYINGGQRGLQVRLKPDDARDVLKAVVAELVA; encoded by the coding sequence ATGTCCAAAGTCACCCCAGCCACCCGCGCGCTTGAAGCCGCCGGTGTTGCCTTCACCGTCCATACCTACGACTACGATCCCGACGCCGAGAGCATCGGCCTCCAGGCGGCGGCCGCGCTCGGCGTAGACCCGGCGCGCGTCTTGAAGACGCTGATGGCGCAGGTCGACGGCAAGCCGGTCTGCGTGATCGTCCCGTCCGACCAGGAAGTCTCGATGAAGAAGCTTGCCGCAGCCTTGAGCGGCAAGTCGGCGCAGATGATGAAGCCGCCGGAAGCCGAGCGCGTCACCGGCTACAAGGTCGGCGGCATCAGCCCGTTCGGGCAGCGCAAGCCCGTGCGCACCGTGATCGAGCAGAGCGCGCTCGCGCATGACGAGGTCTACATCAATGGCGGCCAGCGCGGCTTGCAGGTGCGCCTCAAGCCGGACGATGCGCGAGACGTGCTGAAGGCGGTCGTTGCCGAATTGGTCGCCTGA
- a CDS encoding GntR family transcriptional regulator produces MARRAAKAGGSIARSSGVALGEAVFRSLCEALQAGSYRAGDRLREEEVAQRLKVSRTPVREALGRLAARGFVEPAGGRGLIVRNLDISEVLELYAMREIMEGAAARLAAEHASATEIDALRDIEQAFVEASATDAAEMAKDMARFNRAFHEAICRAARNRYLDNASGELQDWIALLGPTTFTVSGRPSTSHGEHQAIIEAIATRNGDRAEQLARAHIREALRCRLKLLQKQ; encoded by the coding sequence ATGGCCAGACGCGCGGCAAAGGCAGGCGGATCGATCGCACGCAGCTCGGGCGTCGCGCTCGGCGAAGCCGTGTTCCGCTCGCTCTGCGAGGCGCTCCAGGCCGGCAGCTACCGCGCCGGTGATCGCCTGCGGGAGGAAGAGGTCGCCCAGCGGCTGAAGGTCAGCCGCACGCCGGTTCGCGAGGCCCTCGGCCGCCTCGCCGCGCGCGGCTTCGTCGAGCCCGCCGGCGGCCGCGGGCTGATCGTGCGCAACCTCGACATATCGGAGGTGCTCGAGCTCTACGCGATGCGCGAGATCATGGAAGGCGCCGCCGCGCGTCTTGCCGCCGAGCACGCCTCGGCGACCGAGATTGACGCGCTCAGGGATATCGAGCAGGCTTTTGTCGAGGCGTCCGCGACCGATGCCGCCGAGATGGCAAAGGACATGGCAAGGTTCAACCGTGCCTTCCACGAAGCGATCTGCCGCGCCGCGCGCAACCGCTATCTCGACAATGCGTCAGGCGAATTGCAGGACTGGATCGCGCTGCTGGGTCCGACCACCTTCACGGTGTCGGGACGACCGTCAACCAGCCACGGCGAGCACCAGGCCATCATCGAGGCCATCGCCACACGCAACGGCGACAGGGCCGAACAGCTTGCGCGCGCGCATATCCGCGAGGCGCTGCGCTGCCGGCTGAAACTGTTGCAGAAGCAGTAG
- the tcuA gene encoding FAD-dependent tricarballylate dehydrogenase TcuA, with protein MSSKYDVLVIGGGNAALCAAIAARRGGASVLVLEGAPKFYRGGNTRHTRNMRCAHDAATEILTGPYTEEEFWEDLLRVTGGRTDEVLARHMIRESKDILNWIVEQGVRWQPSLGGTLSLGRTNSFFLGGGRAMLNALYLTAERLGVEVEYDAEVTDLVIEDGMFLAARLKRPVRGETEIRATSLVAAAGGFEANIEWLKQYWGEAADNFLIRGTPYNRGSILKMLLDKGVQEVGDPTQCHAVAIDARAPKFDGGIITRHDSVVFGIVVNKHSQRFYDEGEDIWPKRYAIWGRLVAAQPDQIAYIIFDSTVVTSFMPTLFPPIAGQTIAELASKLELDPAALEKTITEFNAAVRPGTFDHTILDDCRTEGITPQKTHWARKIETPPYLAYPVRPGITFTYLGTRVTKEARMLMADGKPSANMFAAGEIMAGNVLGKGYAAGMGMTIGSVFGRIAGREAARHAKN; from the coding sequence ATGAGCAGCAAATACGACGTGCTGGTGATTGGCGGCGGCAATGCGGCGCTGTGCGCGGCGATCGCGGCACGGCGTGGCGGTGCCTCGGTGCTCGTGCTGGAGGGCGCGCCAAAGTTCTATCGTGGCGGCAACACCCGCCACACCCGCAACATGCGCTGCGCCCATGATGCGGCGACCGAGATCCTGACAGGTCCCTACACTGAGGAGGAGTTCTGGGAGGATCTGCTGCGCGTCACCGGCGGAAGGACCGATGAGGTGCTCGCGCGCCACATGATCCGCGAGTCCAAGGACATCCTGAACTGGATCGTGGAGCAGGGCGTGCGCTGGCAACCCTCGCTCGGTGGCACGCTGAGTCTCGGCCGCACCAACTCCTTCTTCCTCGGTGGCGGGCGGGCCATGCTGAATGCGCTCTATCTCACCGCCGAGCGGCTCGGCGTCGAAGTCGAATACGACGCCGAAGTGACCGACCTCGTGATCGAGGACGGCATGTTCCTCGCGGCCCGCCTCAAGCGGCCGGTCAGGGGCGAGACCGAGATCCGCGCGACCTCGCTGGTTGCCGCGGCCGGCGGCTTTGAGGCCAACATCGAATGGCTGAAGCAATATTGGGGCGAGGCCGCCGACAATTTCCTGATCCGCGGCACGCCCTATAATCGGGGCTCGATCCTGAAGATGCTGCTCGACAAGGGCGTGCAGGAGGTCGGCGATCCCACCCAGTGTCACGCAGTCGCGATCGACGCCCGGGCGCCGAAATTCGACGGTGGCATCATCACGCGTCATGACTCGGTGGTGTTCGGGATCGTCGTCAACAAGCATTCGCAGCGTTTCTATGACGAAGGCGAGGACATCTGGCCGAAGCGCTACGCGATCTGGGGTCGGCTCGTTGCCGCGCAACCCGACCAGATCGCCTACATCATCTTCGATTCCACCGTCGTCACCAGCTTCATGCCGACGCTGTTCCCGCCGATCGCCGGGCAGACAATTGCCGAACTCGCCAGTAAGCTCGAGCTCGATCCGGCCGCGCTGGAAAAGACCATCACTGAATTCAACGCGGCCGTGCGGCCCGGCACGTTCGACCACACCATCCTGGACGATTGTCGCACCGAAGGCATCACGCCGCAAAAGACGCACTGGGCGCGCAAAATCGAGACGCCGCCCTATCTCGCCTATCCGGTGCGGCCCGGCATCACCTTCACCTATCTCGGCACGCGGGTAACCAAGGAGGCGCGGATGCTGATGGCGGACGGCAAGCCGTCGGCCAACATGTTCGCGGCCGGCGAGATCATGGCCGGCAACGTGCTGGGCAAGGGGTATGCCGCCGGCATGGGCATGACCATCGGCAGTGTGTTCGGCCGGATCGCAGGGCGGGAAGCGGCGCGCCATGCGAAGAACTAG
- a CDS encoding esterase codes for MSRIAIVSIIALLMVGNARAAEPITLRDMGSFHVGGRLVEISGKPVKEVVFTPGGVPAKVDPNGTYQVEQMYVQYFLPTNEKGAYPLLMWHGGGLTGVTYETTPDGREGWLNYFLRKGWAVYNSDAVERGRAGWAQYPDIFKSEPVFLTTANPFERFRIGDGPNSYDPDPAKRKLLPGNQFPVEGYENFVKQNVPRWTTTDDATVAAYIAEIDRVGPSVILFHSQAGSFGFKVAQARPDKVKALIAIEPAGLGDPAKADVLKNIPTLIIYGDYIERDARWPKIRANGIAFADAIRAAGGSVDVVDLPQAGIKGNSHMVMMDKNNLEVAALIQKWLEGKGLTK; via the coding sequence ATGTCACGCATTGCCATTGTCTCGATCATCGCGCTGCTGATGGTCGGCAACGCCCGCGCCGCCGAGCCGATCACCCTGCGCGACATGGGCTCGTTCCATGTCGGCGGGCGTCTCGTCGAAATCTCCGGCAAGCCGGTGAAGGAGGTCGTGTTCACGCCAGGCGGCGTGCCGGCCAAGGTCGATCCCAACGGCACCTATCAGGTCGAGCAGATGTATGTGCAGTATTTCCTGCCGACGAATGAGAAGGGCGCCTATCCGCTGTTGATGTGGCATGGCGGCGGGCTGACCGGCGTCACCTACGAGACCACGCCCGACGGGCGCGAAGGCTGGCTGAATTATTTCCTGCGCAAGGGCTGGGCGGTCTACAATTCCGACGCGGTGGAGCGTGGACGCGCAGGCTGGGCGCAATACCCCGATATCTTCAAGAGCGAGCCGGTCTTCCTCACCACGGCCAATCCGTTCGAGCGCTTTCGCATTGGCGATGGGCCGAACTCCTACGATCCCGATCCCGCCAAGCGAAAATTGTTGCCGGGCAACCAGTTTCCGGTCGAGGGCTACGAGAATTTCGTCAAGCAGAACGTCCCGCGCTGGACCACGACGGATGATGCGACCGTCGCCGCCTATATCGCCGAGATCGACCGCGTCGGCCCCTCGGTGATCCTGTTCCACAGCCAGGCCGGCAGCTTCGGCTTCAAGGTCGCGCAGGCCCGGCCCGACAAGGTCAAGGCGCTGATCGCGATCGAGCCGGCCGGCCTCGGCGATCCCGCCAAGGCGGATGTGCTGAAGAACATCCCGACCCTCATCATCTACGGCGACTATATCGAGCGCGATGCGCGCTGGCCGAAGATCCGCGCCAACGGCATCGCCTTTGCCGACGCCATCAGGGCGGCCGGCGGCAGCGTCGACGTTGTCGATCTCCCGCAGGCCGGCATCAAGGGCAATTCGCACATGGTGATGATGGACAAGAACAACCTCGAGGTCGCAGCCCTGATCCAGAAATGGCTCGAGGGCAAAGGCTTGACGAAGTAG
- the tcuB gene encoding tricarballylate utilization 4Fe-4S protein TcuB — MHGTRILDEADRLMTVCNSCRYCEGLCAVFPAMEMRRAFSDGDLNYLANLCHSCGACYVDCQFSPPHEFNVNVPKTLAVARAESYAAYAWPQALSGAFARNGLVISIVAALSMAAFILGFAALNDRNVLFGVHTGPGAFYKLMPHNAMAALFSAAFLYAIFALVMSVRAFWRDIGAPIGGRADGGSIFQAIRDAGELRYLHGGGVGCYNEDDKPTDRRKLFHHLTFYGFLLCFAATSVATLYHYLLGREAPYPWWDLPVVLGTLGGIGLIVGPIGLFAAKMRRDPALLDESRYGMDVGFIAMLFLTGLTGMLLLILRETAAMGPLLALHLGAVFALFITMPYGKFVHGIFRFAALVRYAQERRSEAGS, encoded by the coding sequence ATGCACGGGACCCGAATCCTGGACGAAGCCGACCGCCTGATGACGGTGTGCAATTCCTGCCGCTACTGCGAGGGGCTGTGCGCGGTGTTTCCGGCGATGGAGATGCGGCGCGCCTTCTCCGACGGCGATCTCAATTATCTCGCCAATCTCTGCCATTCCTGCGGTGCCTGCTACGTCGACTGCCAATTCTCGCCGCCGCACGAATTCAACGTCAATGTCCCCAAGACGCTGGCGGTTGCGCGCGCCGAGTCCTACGCGGCCTATGCCTGGCCGCAGGCGTTGTCGGGCGCCTTCGCACGCAACGGGCTCGTCATCAGCATCGTCGCCGCACTCAGCATGGCCGCCTTCATTCTCGGCTTTGCGGCCTTGAACGACCGCAATGTGCTGTTCGGCGTGCATACCGGGCCCGGCGCGTTCTACAAGCTGATGCCGCACAACGCGATGGCCGCATTGTTCAGCGCCGCGTTTCTCTATGCGATCTTCGCGCTCGTCATGAGCGTACGCGCGTTCTGGCGCGACATCGGCGCGCCGATCGGTGGGCGCGCTGACGGCGGCTCGATCTTTCAGGCGATCCGCGATGCCGGCGAGTTGCGCTATCTCCATGGCGGCGGCGTCGGCTGCTACAATGAGGACGACAAGCCGACCGACCGGCGCAAACTGTTCCACCACCTGACCTTCTACGGCTTCCTGCTGTGCTTCGCGGCGACCTCCGTCGCTACGCTGTATCACTATCTCCTCGGACGCGAGGCGCCGTATCCGTGGTGGGATCTGCCGGTGGTGCTCGGCACGCTCGGCGGCATCGGCCTGATCGTCGGTCCCATCGGGCTGTTCGCCGCGAAGATGCGCCGTGATCCGGCGCTGCTCGACGAGAGCCGCTACGGCATGGACGTCGGCTTCATCGCCATGCTGTTTCTGACCGGGCTCACCGGCATGCTGCTTCTCATCCTGCGCGAGACCGCTGCAATGGGGCCGCTGCTGGCGCTGCATCTCGGCGCGGTGTTCGCGCTGTTCATCACCATGCCCTACGGCAAGTTCGTGCACGGCATCTTTCGCTTCGCGGCGCTGGTGCGTTACGCGCAGGAGCGGCGCAGCGAAGCCGGCTCTTGA
- a CDS encoding DUF5993 family protein translates to MYMFLPFLLALAGCACVWFSRAGLSYALWSATIVVTVAWFFHHATDPLKFSF, encoded by the coding sequence ATGTACATGTTTCTGCCTTTTCTGCTGGCGCTCGCAGGCTGCGCTTGCGTCTGGTTTTCGCGCGCGGGACTGAGCTATGCGCTCTGGAGCGCAACGATCGTCGTCACCGTCGCCTGGTTCTTCCACCACGCGACCGATCCGCTGAAATTCTCGTTCTGA
- a CDS encoding disulfide bond formation protein B, giving the protein MNQQRPVGAILNMLGLLGISSVLTVAFFYQLVIGELPCPLCLLQRVGFIAVGMGFLFNMRFGERPSHYAMILVASLVTGFISLRQVSLHLAPGDPGYGSALFGLHFYTWALIAAVGIVCYVALVFVLKDVAGKRDGDMPMSGPAPNAVFAIFAFLIAANLLSTVLECGAGQYDDNPVRYLLLK; this is encoded by the coding sequence ATGAACCAGCAGCGACCGGTCGGGGCGATCCTGAACATGCTGGGGTTGCTCGGGATTTCCTCGGTCCTGACGGTCGCATTCTTCTATCAACTCGTAATCGGCGAGCTCCCTTGTCCGCTTTGCCTGTTGCAGCGTGTCGGGTTCATTGCCGTCGGCATGGGGTTCCTGTTTAACATGCGTTTCGGCGAGCGTCCCTCGCACTATGCGATGATCCTGGTGGCCAGCCTCGTCACCGGCTTCATCTCGCTCCGGCAGGTGTCGCTGCATCTTGCGCCCGGTGATCCCGGATACGGCTCGGCGCTGTTCGGCTTGCATTTCTACACCTGGGCGCTGATCGCGGCGGTCGGCATCGTCTGCTATGTCGCACTCGTCTTCGTCCTGAAGGATGTGGCTGGCAAGCGAGACGGGGATATGCCCATGAGCGGGCCGGCGCCGAACGCGGTGTTCGCGATCTTCGCGTTCTTGATCGCTGCAAATCTCCTGTCCACCGTGCTGGAGTGCGGAGCGGGTCAGTACGACGATAATCCGGTCCGCTATCTCCTGCTCAAGTGA
- a CDS encoding alpha/beta fold hydrolase, with protein sequence MSEAPDMGGARCPGVVLLHGIARTSASLKRLERALQATGFATLNIDYASRKKPIAALADDIHPEVARFAEREAPLYFVAHSMGGLVTRTYIAKYRPARLAGVVMLGTPNSGSEVADLLSGSRLYRAFYGPAGLELTTEARPHALPAVDYPVGVIAGNRFIDPVAGLLVLPKPNDGRVSLQSAMLAGMADHIVVKTSHTGLPRHAVAIEQTIAFLRNGCFRTAPVT encoded by the coding sequence ATGTCCGAGGCGCCTGATATGGGCGGCGCGCGATGCCCCGGAGTGGTTCTGCTCCATGGCATCGCGCGCACCTCGGCATCCCTGAAACGCCTTGAGCGGGCGCTCCAGGCGACTGGGTTCGCGACGCTCAACATCGACTATGCGAGCCGCAAGAAGCCGATCGCAGCGCTTGCGGACGACATCCATCCAGAGGTCGCCCGCTTCGCCGAACGCGAGGCGCCGTTGTACTTCGTCGCGCATTCGATGGGCGGTCTCGTGACGCGGACCTATATCGCAAAATACCGGCCGGCCCGGCTTGCCGGTGTCGTGATGCTGGGCACGCCGAACAGCGGCAGCGAGGTCGCCGATCTCCTCAGCGGATCTCGTCTCTACCGCGCATTCTACGGACCGGCCGGACTCGAGCTCACGACTGAAGCCCGGCCGCATGCCCTTCCCGCCGTGGATTATCCCGTTGGCGTCATCGCGGGAAACCGATTCATCGATCCCGTCGCCGGTCTCCTCGTTCTGCCGAAACCGAACGACGGGCGGGTGTCGCTGCAGAGCGCGATGCTGGCCGGCATGGCCGACCATATCGTCGTGAAGACGTCCCATACCGGACTTCCGCGTCACGCCGTCGCGATCGAACAGACCATCGCCTTCCTGCGCAACGGCTGCTTCCGCACCGCGCCTGTCACTTGA